Sequence from the Nocardiopsis sp. YSL2 genome:
GACGCGACGGAGGCGGCGGCCGCGGCGGCCGCTACGGCGGCGGCCGTGGCGGCGGGGGCGGCGGGCGCAGGCCCGAGCCGGAACCCATCCGGGGCGTGCGCGACGACGCCCGGCTCTCGTCCGAACTCCTCAGGATGGACGGAGCCTCCTACGGCCGCTACAAGACACTCAAGGGCGACTGGGACTTCGGCGACTTCACCCTGACCGTGCAGCGCGTGCAGGCCGACCCCTTCGCGCCGCCCTCGCGCGTGCGGGTGCTCGTACCCGACAGCGGTGTCCCCAAGAGCGCCTGGGCCGACCCGGTCCGCCGCCGCGCCACCGCCGACTACCTCGGCCGCCGGGCCCGCCGCCTGCTCAGGGGCTCGCTGCTCAAGATCGACACCGGCGGCCAGGAGGTCATCGAACGCTCCTCCTGCCGTCTCACCGACGGCGGCTTCGACCTGCGGATCGGCATCGATCTTCCCGGCCACGGGCGGCGCATCGACGGCCGCGGGGCCGAGCGCGAGTTCTGCCGGACCCTGCCCGGACTGGTCGACGACCTCGACTGGGAGGAGATCGACGCCGAGGAGGCCGTCGCCTTCGCCGACAGCGTCGCCGACACGGTGGCGCTGCGGTCCGGTCTCGCCGAGCGCCGCCTCGTCGCGTTCGTCGCCGACGGCGCCGTCCTGCCGCGCAGCAGCGGCGTCAGCGACGAGCCCCTCACCAAGGGAGCCGTGCCCTTCGACTCACCCGAGTCCCTGCGGGTCAGTGTCGACCTGCCGCACCGCGGCACCGTCACGGGCATGGGCGTCCCCGAGGGCATCACGCTGATCGTCGGCGGCGGCTTCCACGGCAAGTCCACCCTCCTGCACGCCCTGGAACGCGGCGTCTACGACCACGTGCCCGGCGACGGCCGCGAACTCGTCGTCACCCGCGACGACGCCGTCAAGATCCGCGCGGAGGAGGGCCGCCGGGTCGAACGCACCGACGTCAGCGCGTTCGTGCGCAACCTGCCCACCGGAGCCGACACCAGCGACTTCCGCACCGAGAACGCCTCCGGCTCCACCTCGCAGGCCGCCAACATCTGCGAGGCCGTCGAGGCGGGTGCCCGCACACTGCTGGTGGACGAGGACTCCACCGCCACCAACCTGATGATCCGCGACGAGCGCATGCAGGCCCTCGTGCACGGCGACCGCGAGCCGCTGATCCCGTTCATCGACCTCGTCCGCCCGCTCCACCGCGAGCACGCTGTGTCCACCGTGCTCGTCATGGGCGGCAGCGGTGACTACTTCGATGTCGCCGACCTGGTCGTCATGCTCGACGCCTACCACCCGCACGACGTCACCGAGCGGGCCCGCGCGCTGGCGCACGACCGTGCCGACGCCCACTTCGGCATGCCCCGCGCCCGCGTCGTCGACCCGGGGTCGGTGGACGACAGCACCGCACGCGGCCGCGGCAGGATCAAGCGCCGCGACATGGACGTGCTGGCCTTCGGTGACAGCGACATCGACGTCCGCTCCCTCGAACAGTTCGTCGACCCGGGACAGATCACCGGGGCGGGCCTGGCCCTGCGCGCGCTGGTCCGCCGCGGCCACCTGGACGGCACCCGCACCCTCGCCGAGGCCCTCGACACCCTGGACCGGGCACTGGCGGAGGAGGGGGTCACGCTTCTCGGGGGTGATTTCGGCGGCGACTACGCCCTGCCGCGCCGGTTCGAGATCGCCGCCACACTCAACCGCCTGCGCACCCTCAGGGTCCGTGACCTCCACGGATGAGCCGCCAGCGGGGGCGCTGTGAGC
This genomic interval carries:
- a CDS encoding ABC-ATPase domain-containing protein — translated: MAGRDGGGGRGGRYGGGRGGGGGGRRPEPEPIRGVRDDARLSSELLRMDGASYGRYKTLKGDWDFGDFTLTVQRVQADPFAPPSRVRVLVPDSGVPKSAWADPVRRRATADYLGRRARRLLRGSLLKIDTGGQEVIERSSCRLTDGGFDLRIGIDLPGHGRRIDGRGAEREFCRTLPGLVDDLDWEEIDAEEAVAFADSVADTVALRSGLAERRLVAFVADGAVLPRSSGVSDEPLTKGAVPFDSPESLRVSVDLPHRGTVTGMGVPEGITLIVGGGFHGKSTLLHALERGVYDHVPGDGRELVVTRDDAVKIRAEEGRRVERTDVSAFVRNLPTGADTSDFRTENASGSTSQAANICEAVEAGARTLLVDEDSTATNLMIRDERMQALVHGDREPLIPFIDLVRPLHREHAVSTVLVMGGSGDYFDVADLVVMLDAYHPHDVTERARALAHDRADAHFGMPRARVVDPGSVDDSTARGRGRIKRRDMDVLAFGDSDIDVRSLEQFVDPGQITGAGLALRALVRRGHLDGTRTLAEALDTLDRALAEEGVTLLGGDFGGDYALPRRFEIAATLNRLRTLRVRDLHG